One stretch of Thermanaerosceptrum fracticalcis DNA includes these proteins:
- a CDS encoding sodium:solute symporter family protein, whose translation MALSHNPSLLWYVIGYGLVMVIIGIIYSKKIHTSEDFILAGRSLGPLVLMGTLIATWCGSGTVTGGPNSLAYSFGLWPGLLYTLPSIVGIFILYIIGPKIREYGKYTVSEILEDKFGTTARSLAGIIIILAYVGIVSYQFKGLGFILNVTTGISVDVGTILGALLIIFLAFAGGLVTVAVTDAISAFLMLFGLMIAVPAVINAAGGWDKIVANVPPQNLTFFGSLTPLQLIGYYLPLLFLLLGDQNMYQRLAASKGTKEAKIGMKGWFVGLLILSPAVALIAFAARAIFPKINPGMALISTTLVIPTFVGGMLLAAAAAFIVTTGNSYLLSAATNVTYDIYGRYINPNATDKEKLFFTKALVPVLGIIAYVMIRFFPTILAVQMYSYTVYAAGITPAVLAVFLWKRVTKPAGISSMLAGVITTLLWEIPLGKPFALNSSVISVPVAILVLIIVTLITTPQTDSQKNITIS comes from the coding sequence ATGGCTTTATCGCACAATCCCAGTCTTTTGTGGTATGTAATAGGTTACGGTCTTGTCATGGTGATCATTGGCATTATTTACTCCAAAAAGATTCACACCAGTGAGGATTTTATTCTGGCAGGAAGATCATTAGGACCCCTCGTCTTAATGGGGACCTTAATTGCCACATGGTGTGGAAGCGGAACAGTAACAGGGGGGCCCAATTCACTGGCCTATTCCTTTGGCTTATGGCCTGGACTTTTATACACTCTCCCAAGTATTGTCGGAATATTTATCTTATATATCATCGGTCCTAAAATAAGAGAATATGGAAAATATACTGTTTCTGAAATATTAGAAGATAAATTTGGTACTACGGCCAGGAGTTTGGCAGGGATCATCATTATCCTGGCTTATGTGGGAATAGTTTCTTACCAGTTTAAAGGTCTTGGCTTTATTTTAAATGTAACTACTGGCATCTCCGTGGATGTGGGAACTATTTTAGGGGCACTTTTAATTATCTTTTTAGCCTTTGCCGGGGGATTAGTGACAGTAGCTGTGACCGATGCTATCAGCGCTTTTCTCATGTTATTTGGTCTCATGATTGCCGTTCCCGCTGTTATAAATGCTGCAGGTGGTTGGGATAAGATTGTTGCTAATGTGCCCCCGCAAAACCTCACGTTTTTTGGCTCCCTTACGCCCCTTCAATTAATTGGTTATTATTTACCCCTTTTATTTCTGTTGTTAGGAGACCAGAACATGTACCAGAGATTAGCGGCATCAAAAGGAACTAAAGAAGCCAAGATTGGTATGAAGGGATGGTTTGTTGGTCTCTTAATCCTGAGTCCTGCCGTTGCCCTAATTGCCTTCGCCGCCAGGGCAATCTTCCCCAAAATTAATCCCGGGATGGCCTTAATTTCAACAACTCTGGTTATACCAACATTTGTTGGAGGAATGTTACTTGCGGCAGCAGCGGCTTTTATCGTAACTACCGGAAATTCCTACTTATTGTCTGCAGCTACCAATGTTACCTATGACATTTATGGAAGGTATATCAACCCTAATGCTACTGATAAAGAGAAGTTATTTTTTACGAAAGCGCTAGTACCTGTATTAGGTATTATTGCTTATGTCATGATACGTTTCTTCCCCACTATTTTAGCTGTACAAATGTATTCTTATACAGTTTATGCCGCCGGTATAACACCCGCTGTCTTAGCTGTATTTTTATGGAAACGTGTAACCAAGCCGGCGGGGATATCTTCCATGCTGGCCGGTGTAATCACTACACTGTTGTGGGAAATTCCTTTGGGGAAACCTTTTGCTTTGAATAGTTCAGTGATTTCCGTACCAGTAGCAATCTTAGTACTGATCATCGTCACTTTAATCACCACTCCCCAAACAGACAGTCAAAAAAATATTACAATTAGCTAG